The following is a genomic window from Rhizobium sp. CC-YZS058.
CGGCACGCTCGGCCTGTGGAGCGCGTTGCGCGGAACGGCGCTGTTCATGACCGATGCGCTTCCGGTGTCGATCGGCCGCAATGATCTGGTCGACCTTCTCGACCGACCGATCCTCAGCATTCCCCCGGCGGCGATCATCATGCTCGTGCTCTTCGCCGTTTTTGCCTTCGTCAGCCGCAAGACCGCGTTCGGTCGCTCCGTCTATGCGATCGGCGGGAATCCACAGGCCGCCCTTCTGTCCGGCATCAATGTCGCGCGCATCCGCGTCCAATTGTTCGCGATTGCCGGCGCCATGGCCGCGGTGTCGGGCATTCTTCTCCTGTCGCGGCTTGGATCCGGCAATGCGACGGCGGCGAGCGGGCTTGAATTCGATGTGATCGCGGCAGTCGTCGTCGGCGGAACGGCGCTTTCGGGCGGACGGGGGTCGATGCTCGGCACCCTGCTCGGCGTTCTCGTCATCACGCTGATCGGCAACGGGCTGGTCCTGCTCGGCATCAACCCCTTCTTCCAGCAGGTCGTGCGCGGCCTCATCATCGTCGTGGCGGTGCTCGCCAATATCCAGGCGATCAAGCGCGGCGCAGCGCGCAGCCGGCAGTGAGGCAAACATGACCCTGTTCTCTATCGAAAAGGACGGCCTCAAGGCGCGTGTCTCAACGCAGGGCGGCGTGGTGCAGGATCTCTTCTGGTCGAGGGGAGGGGACACCGTTCCCCTTCTGCGGCCAGGGCCGCAGGACGAGGCAGGGGCGCTGGCTGCGGGCTGCTTTCCACTGGTGCCCTTCGGCAACCGCGTCCGCAACAACCGCTTCCAGTTCGAGCACCAGGTCTATGCCCTCTCGCCCAACACGGCGTGGGA
Proteins encoded in this region:
- a CDS encoding ABC transporter permease, with product MPNDQAVRTVDSAAPRRRGFSQHMNEISLFIAILVLYVVFSTTANGFMSFNNQINILRDAATIGIAAWAATLIIISGEIDVSVGPMVAFISVALAYLLQWGVPTPLAFVLAIVIGAALGSIAGILRAYFDVPSFVGTLGLWSALRGTALFMTDALPVSIGRNDLVDLLDRPILSIPPAAIIMLVLFAVFAFVSRKTAFGRSVYAIGGNPQAALLSGINVARIRVQLFAIAGAMAAVSGILLLSRLGSGNATAASGLEFDVIAAVVVGGTALSGGRGSMLGTLLGVLVITLIGNGLVLLGINPFFQQVVRGLIIVVAVLANIQAIKRGAARSRQ